From Candidatus Woesearchaeota archaeon, a single genomic window includes:
- a CDS encoding alanyl-tRNA editing protein, with protein MSKALYMDDSYLKEFESVVEKVVGDSVVLKETAFYPSSGGQPHDTGFIVRGVDEFKVVDVRKESGEIIHVLEANGLVAGDVVKGFIDWNRRYNLMKAHTATHVLCSILHNETGALITGNQLYEDKLRIDFNLDNYDKELLKELVNKANGVLVQDHSISSYYLSREKAFKLPGALKLANILPPNIKTLRIVEIEGVDVQVDGGTHVKSTSEVKNLKLLKTENKGKNNRRLVVGFE; from the coding sequence ATGAGTAAGGCTTTGTATATGGATGATTCTTATTTGAAAGAATTTGAGAGTGTTGTTGAAAAAGTTGTTGGCGATTCTGTTGTTTTAAAAGAAACCGCTTTTTATCCTAGTAGTGGTGGTCAGCCTCATGATACTGGCTTCATTGTTAGAGGAGTTGACGAATTCAAAGTTGTTGATGTTCGAAAAGAGAGTGGTGAAATTATTCATGTTCTTGAAGCTAATGGTTTAGTTGCGGGTGATGTTGTTAAAGGTTTTATTGATTGGAATCGTCGTTATAATTTGATGAAAGCACATACAGCGACTCATGTTCTTTGTAGTATTCTTCATAATGAAACTGGTGCTTTGATTACTGGTAATCAATTGTATGAAGATAAATTAAGAATTGATTTCAATCTTGATAATTACGATAAAGAGTTATTAAAAGAATTAGTTAATAAAGCTAATGGTGTTCTTGTTCAAGATCATTCAATTTCTTCTTATTATTTATCTAGGGAAAAAGCTTTTAAGTTGCCTGGAGCTTTGAAGCTCGCTAATATTTTACCTCCTAATATTAAGACTTTGAGGATTGTTGAGATTGAAGGTGTTGATGTTCAGGTTGATGGAGGCACTCATGTTAAGAGCACTTCTGAAGTTAAGAATTTGAAATTGTTAAAAACTGAGAATAAAGGTAAGAATAATCGTAGATTAGTTGTTGGTTTTGAATGA
- a CDS encoding DUF4282 domain-containing protein, with the protein MAKNDFWGDFFFMTSLVTPRIIKIINMVVIIFLGLGVIASIFGGFVSFIMGVVGAVAAYVFLRIWLEVALVLFRIEENTRSKKK; encoded by the coding sequence ATGGCGAAGAATGATTTTTGGGGAGATTTTTTCTTCATGACGAGTTTGGTTACGCCTAGGATTATTAAAATTATTAATATGGTTGTAATAATTTTTCTTGGTTTGGGCGTGATTGCGTCTATTTTTGGAGGATTTGTTTCTTTCATTATGGGCGTTGTGGGAGCTGTTGCTGCTTATGTATTCTTGAGGATATGGTTAGAAGTGGCTCTGGTTTTGTTTAGAATTGAGGAAAATACTCGTTCTAAGAAGAAATAA
- a CDS encoding alpha/beta hydrolase — protein sequence MSKKDKKKRTNKKISKKIKKEKSSLVDNLKKHKKELIRILIVLTILIILYFSSAMMINIRSNYAEQIIMETSPQNININTKQNEKEQILIETEIRTNLFCKTTCEYELKDLSENKILDKGEFYFSNYKKHEYESILSTNKLGSGQIMYLFEISCINYESNMCKAMTLPVIRTALITMNYEPSKEQQLKKEEVQTIINEITELIMAGQTNTLMAQAIVNNISQMKKDHLEKEIIELIFFQNILEKDLDKINEDWKTQNYSYVEQEIKKHNVIEKSLNFKEKANHLIYIIEKEQEIYNEAIQTLTTFREEINLLNQINKIIILSDKEPETNLQEIHHLNLKLLTALNEKKFNNYQELKNLIIDIQNKSLQLKKTHDELKESSFYEINTWIQLMNNDLCLLQNKENCNEKIKIISNETNIQEPTLLCEETQIIQELKKELKEQQETKRQNLTKQEILEIDTEKRLVEQSMLQWQIQQINDTNATKLINLLMNYAQRVNETSNQNYYLNNHNESKQEYFLPLTYLENETQKYFLTCTSELEFPIITKQKELIKEIKIMTPNIKIIEDVSATCCFKNKCESCCDYEECIQQQKNPLIVLHGYSFYSFNSALHSTNAFNDFVKQITQEHKYYPAGIIGPSYYPEYEENELTRNFATPIFKATYYEVLRFGEITPGELSIRIQSITEHAEKLHEIIEYIKKITKKQEVDIIAHSMGGLVTRTYIEKYGENSLGTIILVGTPNQGVPQRLAYLCRFFGGQTECDDMYQESGFMNYINKEISPPKKQIHLLIGTGCNTFGADGDGIVQTRSAELNFTTNYYFEGTCDLVDNFHRDMIKPTKYPEIYEKIKEILMN from the coding sequence AAAAAGATAAAAAAAAGAGAACAAACAAAAAAATCTCTAAAAAAATAAAAAAAGAGAAATCAAGCCTTGTTGATAACTTAAAAAAGCACAAAAAAGAACTAATTAGAATATTGATTGTATTAACAATCCTAATAATTCTTTATTTTTCATCAGCTATGATGATAAACATAAGATCAAACTACGCAGAACAAATAATAATGGAAACAAGTCCACAAAACATAAATATTAACACAAAACAAAATGAAAAAGAACAAATATTAATAGAAACAGAGATAAGAACAAATCTTTTCTGTAAAACTACTTGTGAATACGAATTAAAAGATTTAAGTGAAAACAAAATATTAGATAAAGGCGAATTTTATTTTTCAAACTATAAAAAACATGAATATGAATCAATATTATCAACAAATAAATTGGGATCGGGACAAATAATGTATTTGTTCGAAATAAGTTGTATAAATTATGAATCAAATATGTGTAAAGCAATGACTTTACCAGTTATAAGAACTGCTTTAATAACTATGAATTACGAACCAAGCAAAGAACAACAACTAAAAAAAGAAGAAGTACAAACAATAATAAATGAAATAACTGAACTAATAATGGCTGGTCAAACAAACACGTTAATGGCGCAAGCTATTGTTAACAATATTTCTCAAATGAAAAAAGATCACTTAGAAAAAGAAATAATTGAATTAATATTTTTTCAAAACATATTAGAAAAAGACTTAGATAAAATAAATGAAGATTGGAAAACACAGAATTATTCATATGTAGAACAAGAAATAAAAAAACATAATGTGATTGAAAAATCATTAAATTTCAAAGAAAAAGCCAATCACTTAATATACATAATAGAAAAAGAACAAGAAATATACAATGAAGCAATACAAACATTAACAACTTTTAGAGAAGAAATAAACTTGTTAAATCAAATAAACAAAATAATAATATTATCTGACAAAGAACCAGAAACTAATTTACAAGAAATACACCATTTAAATCTCAAATTATTAACTGCGTTAAATGAAAAAAAATTCAACAACTATCAAGAATTAAAAAATTTAATAATAGATATACAAAACAAATCTTTACAATTAAAGAAAACACATGATGAATTAAAAGAATCATCATTTTATGAAATAAATACTTGGATTCAACTAATGAATAATGATTTATGCTTACTACAAAACAAAGAAAACTGCAATGAAAAAATAAAAATAATAAGTAACGAAACAAACATACAAGAACCAACATTATTATGTGAAGAAACACAAATAATACAAGAACTAAAAAAAGAACTAAAAGAACAACAAGAAACAAAAAGACAAAATCTAACAAAACAAGAAATACTAGAAATAGATACAGAAAAAAGATTAGTGGAACAATCGATGTTACAATGGCAAATACAACAAATAAATGATACTAATGCAACAAAATTAATAAACTTGTTAATGAATTATGCTCAAAGAGTAAATGAAACAAGTAACCAAAACTATTATTTAAATAATCATAATGAATCAAAACAAGAATACTTCTTACCATTAACTTATTTAGAAAATGAAACCCAAAAATATTTCTTAACATGCACATCAGAATTAGAATTTCCAATAATAACTAAACAAAAAGAACTAATAAAAGAAATAAAAATAATGACTCCTAACATAAAGATAATAGAAGACGTATCAGCGACGTGTTGTTTCAAAAACAAATGCGAATCATGCTGTGACTATGAAGAATGCATACAACAACAAAAAAATCCTTTAATAGTATTACATGGATACTCGTTTTATAGCTTTAATTCAGCATTACATTCCACGAACGCTTTTAACGACTTCGTAAAACAAATAACTCAAGAACATAAATATTATCCTGCAGGAATAATAGGACCATCTTATTATCCTGAATATGAAGAGAATGAATTAACAAGAAACTTTGCAACACCAATATTTAAAGCGACATATTACGAAGTACTAAGATTCGGAGAAATAACACCGGGAGAATTATCAATAAGAATTCAAAGCATAACAGAACACGCAGAGAAACTTCATGAAATAATAGAATACATAAAAAAAATAACCAAAAAACAAGAAGTGGATATAATCGCGCATTCAATGGGGGGATTAGTAACAAGAACATACATAGAAAAATACGGAGAAAACTCACTAGGAACAATAATATTAGTAGGAACACCTAACCAAGGAGTACCACAAAGACTAGCATATCTGTGCAGATTCTTCGGAGGACAAACAGAATGCGACGATATGTACCAAGAAAGCGGGTTTATGAATTACATAAATAAAGAAATATCGCCTCCAAAAAAACAAATACACTTACTAATAGGAACGGGTTGTAACACATTCGGAGCAGACGGAGACGGCATAGTGCAAACAAGAAGCGCAGAATTAAACTTCACCACGAATTATTACTTCGAAGGAACTTGTGATTTAGTGGATAATTTTCATAGAGATATGATAAAACCTACTAAGTACCCTGAGATATACGAAAAAATAAAAGAAATACTAATGAATTAA
- a CDS encoding endonuclease III — MNKNLSIKEKQKEFLEIWKQANKKYGKNKKRLAGEGWKKDWQLLITTMLSAQSRDEITIPVAEALFKKYKTLNEIANATKEELKEDIKKINYNETKAKHIKQTTQILLEKHKGKVPRTKEELIKMPGIGIKTANLVLAELYDEQEICVDTHVHRIANVFELVKTKTPEQTEKELKKIVPKKYRNKINRIFVLWGQEVKGKNPEKFLEKLKEKN; from the coding sequence ATGAATAAAAACCTGAGTATTAAAGAAAAACAAAAAGAATTCTTAGAAATATGGAAACAAGCAAACAAGAAATATGGAAAAAACAAAAAAAGATTAGCGGGAGAAGGATGGAAAAAAGACTGGCAATTATTAATAACGACGATGCTATCAGCACAATCAAGAGACGAAATAACGATACCAGTCGCAGAAGCATTATTTAAAAAATATAAAACCTTAAATGAAATAGCGAACGCGACAAAAGAAGAATTAAAAGAAGATATAAAAAAAATAAATTACAACGAAACCAAAGCCAAACACATAAAACAAACAACGCAAATACTCCTAGAAAAACATAAAGGAAAAGTGCCAAGAACTAAAGAAGAATTAATAAAAATGCCTGGAATAGGAATAAAAACAGCGAACCTAGTATTAGCAGAGCTCTACGACGAACAAGAAATATGCGTAGATACACACGTACACAGAATCGCAAACGTATTCGAACTAGTAAAAACAAAAACACCAGAACAAACAGAGAAAGAACTAAAAAAAATAGTGCCAAAGAAGTATAGGAACAAAATCAACAGGATATTCGTATTGTGGGGGCAAGAAGTAAAAGGAAAAAATCCTGAAAAATTCCTAGAAAAACTCAAAGAAAAAAATTAA